Proteins encoded by one window of Juglans regia cultivar Chandler chromosome 15, Walnut 2.0, whole genome shotgun sequence:
- the LOC109013631 gene encoding aspartyl protease APCB1, translating into MDSDDAPLPIKGVVIISLPPPDNPSLGKTITAFTLYNTPRTQSQTQTQSGQQQPHGNDNHQDPLPLQQHQPPANPQAQSSLSISRTSLGIPRKLLAFLGISMLAIILYCSVSSQTQQELRRSDDDDDHRPSSFLFPLYPKWGTKKGDLKLRLGKLVDVDKGDLIYSIEDGRGPRMIDNLVASKAQLDSAAILPVRGDVYPNGLYYTYMLVGSPPKRYFLDMDTGSDLTWIQCDAPCTSCAKGANALYKPTRGNVVPSEDYLCTEVQRNQDSGHCKTCKQCDYAIKYADQSSSSGVLARDELHLIMANGSWTSLNVVFGCGYDQQGLLLDTLVKTDGILGLSGAKVSLPSQLASKGIINNVVGHCLTPDAGGGYMFLGDDFVPHRGMAWAPMLNSPEIDYYRTEIVRMNYGSKILRLGVPDGQVVFDSGSSYTYFPQQAYSDLVASLNEVSGFGLIEDKSDPTLPICWQAEFPIRSVLDVKHFFKTLALQFGRKWWVVSTKLQIPPEGYLIISNKGNVCLGILDGSKLLEGSTIILGDVSLRGQLVIYDNVNQKIGWAPSDCLRSQRS; encoded by the exons ATGGATTCTGATGATGCACCCCTACCTATAAAAGGGGTTGTCATAATCTCTCTACCACCTCCAGACAACCCGTCTCTTGGCAAAACTATCACTGCCTTCACTCTCTATAACACTCCGAGAACCCAGTCCCAAACTCAGACCCAATCCGGCCAGCAACAACCCCATGGCAATGACAATCACCAAGACCCTCTCCCACTCCAACAACACCAACCTCCAGCCAACCCTCAAGCTCAATCTTCACTCTCAATCAGCAGAACCTCTCTTGGCATCCCAAGAAAACTCTTGGCCTTTCTAGGCATCTCTATGCTCGCTATTATACTCTATTGCTCTGTTTCTTCTCAGACCCAGCAAGAATTGCGCCGctcagatgatgatgatgatcatagaCCCAGTtcgtttctttttcctttgtatCCCAAATGGGGGACTAAAAAAGGGGACTTGAAGCTTAGATTGGGGAAGCTTGTGGATGTTGACAAGGGGGATTTGATTTATTCAATTGAGGATGGGAGGGGTCCCCGCATGATCGACAACTTGGTTGCTTCTAAGGCACAACTTGATTCCGCTGCCATTTTACCTGTTAGAGGAGATGTATATCCTAATGG TTTGTATTACACGTACATGCTTGTTGGGAGTCCTCCAAAGCGTTATTTTCTCGACATGGATACTGGGAGTGACTTAACTTGGATTCAATGTGACGCTCCTTGCACTAGCTGTGCTAAG GGAGCAAATGCTTTGTACAAGCCAACAAGAGGCAATGTGGTACCTTCTGAGGACTATCTGTGCACAGAAGTTCAAAGAAATCAGGATTCTGGACATTGTAAAACTTGCAAACAATGTGACTATGCAATTAAATATGCCGATCAGAGCTCCTCTTCGGGGGTTCTTGCAAGAGATGAACTGCATCTAATAATGGCAAATGGATCATGGACCAGTTTAAATGTTGTTTTCGg ATGTGGATATGATCAGCAAGGCCTACTCTTAGATACTTTGGTAAAGACAGATGGAATTCTTGGGCTAAGCGGGGCTAAAGTTAGCCTACCTTCCCAGTTGGCGAGCAAGGGGATAATCAACAATGTGGTTGGTCATTGCCTTACCCCAGATGCAGGTGGTGGATATATGTTCTTAGGTGATGATTTTGTACCGCACCGGGGTATGGCATGGGCTCCTATGCTTAATAGCCCAGAAAT AGATTATTATCGTACAGAGATTGTGAGAATGAATTACGGAAGCAAAATTCTTAGATTAGGTGTGCCTGACGGCCAAGTAGTTTTTGATAGTGGCAGTTCTTATACGTATTTTCCTCAGCAAGCATATTCTGATTTAGTTGCTTCT CTTAATGAAGTTTCTGGGTTTGGTCTCATTGAAGATAAATCAGATCCGACATTGCCAATTTGTTGGCAAGCTGAATTTCCAATCAG ATCTGTCTTGGATGTTAAGCATTTCTTCAAGACTTTAGCGCTTCAATTTGGGAGGAAATGGTGGGTTGTCTCCACAAAGCTTCAAATTCCTCCAGAAGGCTACTTGATCATTAGT AACAAAGGCAATGTGTGCTTGGGTATCCTTGACGGAAGCAAATTGCTCGAAGGATCAACAATTATACTTGGAG ATGTCTCATTGCGCGGGCAACTGGTGATATATGACAATGTGAACCAGAAAATTGGGTGGGCACCATCGGATTGCCTCAGGTCCCAAAGGTCTTAA